A region from the uncultured Holophaga sp. genome encodes:
- the pilB gene encoding type IV-A pilus assembly ATPase PilB, whose protein sequence is MASKLGEMLVKAQLITDAQLEEAIRTQRREGGKLGSIVVRLGYCSDQDIVSFLGMQYGVPAADLEQWPPIENTVVALVPAELALKHKVLPLQRSGNVLTLAMSDPTDIFAMDDVRFHTGYNIDPVVSSEMGLVRAIEHYYGGSSALKLREEATGKGTGSRPGGPRAPVFDDATMDAALDLKAMEDELSETDTEYTSLEEDEENINAAALMKGSEEAPVVRLVNMVLIDAIRKGASDIHIEPYEKSYRIRYRIDGLLQEVMRPNLKLKDPVTSRIKILAKLNIAEKRLPQDGRIKLRVHLSGQNKVIDYRVSILPTLFGEKIVLRLLDSDKLMLDLTKLGFESESLVAWDRQISKPYGMVLVTGPTGSGKTNTLYSSIAKLNQEDVNIITAEDPVEFNFAGINQVQMKEQIGLNFAAALRSFLRQDPNIILVGEIRDFETAEIAIKASLTGHLVLSTLHTNDAPSTISRLMNMGVEPFLVATSVNIICAQRLVRRLCSNCKVPDPHQLPPEALLKVGFTQEEVDRGVTLYKGEGCEVCNKRGYKGRVGLYEVLEMSETMRDMILTGASAMELREQAIKDGMITLRRSGCRKVLDGVTNIEEIVRETVL, encoded by the coding sequence TTGGCCAGCAAGCTAGGCGAAATGCTAGTCAAAGCCCAGCTGATCACTGATGCTCAGCTGGAGGAGGCCATCCGGACGCAGCGCCGCGAGGGAGGCAAGCTGGGCAGCATCGTGGTGCGCCTGGGCTACTGTTCGGATCAGGACATCGTCAGCTTTCTGGGCATGCAGTACGGCGTTCCGGCCGCCGACCTGGAGCAGTGGCCCCCCATCGAGAACACGGTGGTCGCCCTGGTGCCGGCGGAACTCGCCCTCAAGCACAAGGTCCTGCCTCTCCAGCGCAGTGGCAATGTGCTGACTCTGGCCATGTCCGACCCCACAGACATCTTCGCCATGGATGATGTGCGCTTCCACACGGGCTACAACATCGATCCTGTGGTCTCGTCCGAGATGGGGCTGGTGAGGGCCATCGAACATTACTATGGGGGCTCCAGCGCCCTCAAACTCCGGGAGGAGGCCACAGGCAAGGGTACGGGCAGCCGTCCGGGAGGCCCCCGTGCCCCGGTCTTCGATGACGCCACCATGGACGCGGCCCTGGACCTCAAGGCCATGGAGGACGAGCTCTCCGAGACGGACACGGAATACACCTCCCTGGAGGAGGACGAGGAGAACATCAATGCCGCGGCGTTGATGAAGGGCAGCGAAGAGGCGCCGGTGGTGCGCCTGGTCAACATGGTCCTCATCGATGCCATCCGGAAGGGGGCCTCGGATATCCACATCGAACCCTACGAGAAGAGCTACCGCATCCGGTACCGCATCGATGGCCTCCTCCAGGAGGTCATGCGGCCCAATCTCAAGCTCAAGGACCCCGTCACCTCCCGCATCAAGATCCTGGCCAAGCTCAACATCGCCGAGAAGCGCCTGCCCCAGGACGGGCGCATCAAGCTGCGGGTCCATCTTTCCGGCCAGAACAAGGTCATCGATTACCGCGTCTCCATTCTGCCGACCCTCTTCGGCGAGAAGATCGTGCTGCGGCTGCTGGACAGTGACAAGCTCATGCTCGATCTCACCAAGCTGGGCTTCGAGTCCGAGAGTCTGGTGGCCTGGGACCGCCAGATCTCCAAACCCTACGGCATGGTCCTGGTGACGGGGCCCACGGGTTCGGGCAAGACCAACACCCTCTATTCCTCCATCGCCAAGCTGAACCAGGAGGATGTGAACATCATCACCGCCGAGGATCCGGTCGAGTTCAACTTCGCCGGCATCAACCAGGTGCAGATGAAGGAACAGATCGGCCTGAACTTCGCTGCGGCTCTGCGCTCCTTCCTCCGGCAGGATCCGAACATCATCCTGGTGGGTGAGATCCGGGATTTCGAGACCGCCGAAATCGCCATCAAGGCGTCCCTCACGGGCCATCTGGTGCTCTCCACCCTCCACACCAACGACGCTCCGAGCACCATCAGCCGCCTCATGAACATGGGCGTGGAGCCCTTCCTGGTGGCCACCTCGGTGAACATCATCTGTGCCCAGCGCCTGGTGCGGCGGCTCTGCTCCAACTGCAAGGTGCCAGATCCCCATCAGCTCCCCCCCGAGGCCCTCCTCAAGGTCGGCTTCACCCAGGAGGAGGTGGACCGCGGCGTCACCCTCTACAAGGGGGAGGGCTGCGAGGTCTGCAACAAGCGGGGCTACAAGGGGCGGGTGGGCCTCTATGAGGTCCTGGAGATGTCCGAGACCATGAGGGATATGATCCTCACGGGAGCCTCCGCCATGGAACTCCGGGAGCAGGCCATCAAGGACGGGATGATCACCCTGCGGCGCTCCGGGTGCCGGAAGGTGCTGGATGGTGTGACCAATATCGAGGAAATCGTTCGGGAAACCGTTCTCTGA
- a CDS encoding type IV pilus twitching motility protein PilT, whose amino-acid sequence MSDNGANYVVPLQQLLRTMVEYGGTDLHITTDTAPQIRIDGRMVPLKLPPLDASQTRWLCYGVMTDQQKHRLEEDLEVDFSFGLQGIARFRANVFNQRGATAGVFRTIPEQIRSFDQLGLPQVIQSLCEKPRGLVLVTGVTGSGKSTTLAAMVDRINETESLHILTIEDPVEYVHNHKRCLVNQREIHADTHSFKKALRSALRQDPDVVLVGELRDLETIESALTIAETGHLTFGTLHTSSCVQTINRIIDVFPAHQQPQVRAQLSLVLEGVLCQSLIPKASGKGRALAIEVMIPNPAIRNLIREDKVHQIYSMMQTGQLKYGMQTYNQSLSDLVLRGEITQDVAMGYSSNADELRELINRGVGLSGAAPTNAKAPAATVLGGRNPNIKYT is encoded by the coding sequence ATGTCTGACAACGGGGCAAACTACGTCGTACCGCTCCAGCAGTTGCTTCGGACCATGGTCGAATACGGAGGCACAGATCTCCACATCACCACGGATACCGCGCCCCAGATCCGGATCGATGGCCGGATGGTGCCTCTCAAGCTCCCCCCCCTCGATGCCTCCCAGACCCGCTGGCTCTGCTACGGCGTGATGACCGATCAGCAGAAGCATCGGCTGGAGGAGGATCTGGAGGTGGACTTCTCCTTCGGACTCCAGGGCATTGCCCGTTTCCGTGCCAACGTCTTCAATCAGCGGGGGGCCACGGCGGGTGTCTTCCGCACCATCCCCGAACAGATCCGCTCCTTCGATCAGCTGGGGCTCCCCCAGGTCATCCAGAGCCTCTGCGAGAAACCCCGGGGCCTGGTCCTGGTCACCGGCGTGACCGGTTCGGGCAAATCCACGACCCTGGCTGCCATGGTGGACCGCATCAACGAAACGGAATCCCTCCACATCCTCACCATCGAGGACCCGGTTGAATATGTCCACAACCACAAGCGCTGCCTGGTGAACCAGCGCGAGATCCACGCCGATACCCACAGTTTCAAGAAGGCCCTCCGTTCGGCTCTCCGCCAGGATCCCGATGTGGTGCTAGTGGGCGAGCTCCGGGACCTGGAGACCATTGAGTCGGCCCTGACCATCGCTGAAACGGGCCACCTCACCTTCGGCACCCTCCATACCAGCTCCTGCGTCCAGACCATCAACCGCATCATCGATGTCTTCCCCGCCCACCAGCAGCCCCAGGTCCGTGCCCAGCTCTCCCTCGTGCTGGAAGGGGTCCTCTGCCAGTCCCTCATCCCCAAGGCCAGCGGCAAGGGTCGGGCTCTCGCCATCGAGGTCATGATCCCCAATCCGGCCATCCGGAACCTGATCCGTGAGGACAAGGTTCACCAGATCTACAGCATGATGCAGACCGGCCAGCTCAAATACGGGATGCAGACCTACAACCAGAGCCTGTCCGACCTGGTCCTCAGGGGGGAGATCACACAGGATGTCGCCATGGGTTACAGCAGCAACGCTGACGAGCTTCGGGAGCTCATCAATCGTGGGGTGGGCCTCTCCGGGGCGGCCCCGACAAACGCCAAGGCCCCTGCCGCAACGGTCCTGGGCGGCCGGAACCCGAATATCAAGTACACGTGA
- a CDS encoding type II secretion system F family protein produces the protein MPAFVWKGKNRLGEIQEGVIVADTRDGAAATLKRNGVQVLSVRAQGAKSKSLGKVKPKDLAIFTRQFSVMIDAGLPLVQCLEILGSQQPRPGFRKTIEAVRQDVEQGATLQAAMAKHPKAFNDLYVNMVGAGETGGILDIILQRLSSYIEKAVKLTSKVKSAMTYPVTVILIAIAVVAVIMLKVIPVFSQMYEGMGSSLPTPTLICIGISKILINYFPIVLLFIIILVVGLRQYYKSQAGHLQIDAILLKIPIIGDLLRKVAVARFCRTLGTLTSSGVPILEGMDITARTSGNMVIQNAILKCKDAVEQGRNISAPLAETKVFPPMVVQMVGVGEATGALDAMLSKVADFYEDEVDNAVAALTSLMEPLIIAILGGIIGFIVIAMYLPIFNLANVLGKD, from the coding sequence ATGCCAGCGTTTGTATGGAAAGGCAAGAACCGGCTCGGAGAAATCCAGGAAGGTGTCATCGTTGCCGACACTCGGGATGGGGCCGCGGCCACGCTCAAGCGCAACGGCGTCCAGGTCCTCTCGGTCCGGGCCCAAGGGGCCAAGTCCAAGTCCCTGGGCAAGGTCAAACCCAAGGACCTGGCCATCTTCACCCGCCAGTTCAGCGTCATGATCGATGCCGGCCTGCCCCTGGTCCAGTGTCTGGAGATCCTGGGGAGCCAGCAGCCCCGACCGGGATTCCGGAAGACCATCGAGGCTGTCCGGCAGGATGTCGAGCAGGGGGCCACCCTGCAAGCCGCCATGGCCAAGCACCCCAAGGCCTTCAATGACCTCTACGTGAACATGGTCGGGGCCGGCGAGACCGGCGGCATCCTGGACATCATCCTCCAGCGCCTGAGTTCCTATATTGAGAAGGCCGTGAAGCTGACCAGCAAGGTCAAGAGCGCCATGACCTATCCGGTCACGGTCATCCTGATCGCCATCGCCGTGGTGGCCGTCATCATGCTGAAGGTCATCCCGGTCTTCTCACAGATGTATGAGGGCATGGGCAGCTCTCTGCCGACACCGACCCTGATCTGCATCGGGATCTCCAAGATCCTCATCAACTACTTCCCGATCGTGCTCCTCTTCATCATCATCCTGGTGGTGGGGCTCCGGCAGTATTACAAGTCCCAGGCGGGGCACCTCCAGATCGATGCCATCCTCCTCAAGATCCCCATCATCGGTGATCTCCTCCGCAAGGTGGCCGTGGCGCGCTTCTGTCGCACCCTCGGGACCCTCACCAGTTCCGGTGTGCCCATCCTGGAGGGCATGGACATCACTGCCCGGACCTCGGGCAATATGGTGATCCAGAACGCCATCCTCAAGTGCAAGGATGCGGTGGAGCAGGGGCGGAACATCTCCGCACCCCTGGCCGAGACAAAGGTCTTCCCGCCCATGGTGGTGCAGATGGTGGGGGTGGGCGAGGCCACCGGCGCCCTGGACGCCATGCTCTCCAAGGTGGCGGACTTCTATGAGGATGAGGTGGACAACGCTGTGGCGGCCCTGACCTCCCTCATGGAGCCCCTGATCATCGCCATCCTGGGCGGCATCATCGGCTTCATCGTCATCGCCATGTATCTGCCCATCTTCAACCTGGCCAACGTACTGGGCAAGGACTAA
- the xseB gene encoding exodeoxyribonuclease VII small subunit produces MSTTPPTSFDDGLDRLEALVQQLEGGHLTLEEALLRYEEGVGLSRALQEQLAEAQRKVLVLRQSLGGEYRAEPMEGDPS; encoded by the coding sequence ATGTCGACAACGCCACCCACCTCCTTCGATGATGGACTGGACCGCCTGGAGGCGCTCGTCCAGCAGCTTGAGGGGGGGCACCTCACCCTTGAGGAGGCCCTCCTGCGCTACGAAGAGGGGGTGGGGCTGAGCCGCGCTCTGCAGGAGCAGCTGGCTGAGGCCCAGAGGAAGGTCCTGGTGCTCCGCCAGAGCCTCGGGGGTGAATACCGGGCTGAGCCCATGGAAGGGGATCCATCGTGA
- a CDS encoding farnesyl diphosphate synthase, which produces MTAQPLEQVKADLARFLPIFDPVCLGRFQHGEAPTLQAAMRYSLEAGGKRVRPVLCMLAAEAVGGSAELVIPCAVALEYIHTYSLIHDDLPAMDDDDLRRGRPTNHKVYGEGQAILAGDGLLTEAFRVLAGAAGIEAGLRVELVALLSEAAGWRGMVGGQSLDLEGEILTRSGQAYGLDHLQLIHRLKTGALLRASLEMGGVAAGADPVCRASLREAGAAMGLAFQIQDDLLDETSTDEQMGKRVNKDQDRGKITYPKLLGLEGARAALAEATSRALAALASLPRPGSLVAWARYMAERTS; this is translated from the coding sequence GTGACCGCGCAACCCCTGGAACAGGTCAAGGCCGACTTGGCCCGCTTCCTGCCGATCTTCGATCCCGTCTGCCTGGGTCGCTTCCAGCACGGGGAGGCTCCCACCCTTCAGGCGGCCATGCGCTACAGCCTGGAGGCCGGTGGCAAGCGGGTCCGCCCGGTCCTCTGCATGCTGGCGGCCGAAGCGGTGGGCGGAAGTGCCGAGCTCGTGATCCCCTGCGCTGTGGCCCTGGAATACATCCACACCTACTCCCTGATCCATGATGACCTGCCAGCCATGGACGACGATGATCTGCGGCGAGGCCGTCCCACCAACCACAAGGTCTACGGTGAGGGACAGGCCATCCTGGCCGGGGACGGTCTCCTCACTGAGGCCTTCAGGGTTCTGGCGGGGGCTGCCGGTATCGAAGCTGGGCTGCGGGTGGAACTCGTCGCCCTCCTTTCCGAGGCTGCGGGTTGGCGGGGCATGGTCGGGGGCCAATCCCTGGATCTGGAGGGGGAGATCCTCACCCGATCGGGTCAGGCCTATGGCCTGGACCACCTCCAGCTCATCCACCGCCTGAAGACCGGTGCCCTCCTGCGGGCCTCCCTGGAGATGGGCGGCGTGGCCGCCGGAGCTGATCCTGTCTGCCGGGCATCCCTCCGCGAGGCCGGAGCCGCCATGGGGCTCGCCTTCCAGATCCAGGATGATCTCCTGGACGAGACCTCCACGGACGAGCAGATGGGCAAGCGGGTGAACAAGGATCAGGATCGTGGGAAGATCACCTACCCCAAGCTTCTGGGATTGGAAGGGGCCCGGGCTGCCCTGGCCGAGGCCACTTCCAGGGCACTTGCAGCTCTGGCCTCCCTGCCGCGCCCCGGCTCCCTGGTCGCCTGGGCACGATACATGGCGGAGCGGACCTCTTGA
- the dxs gene encoding 1-deoxy-D-xylulose-5-phosphate synthase translates to MNQYPMLQSLAAPQQIRQFSPAQLERLAAEVRGFLIESVSETGGHFASNLGVVELTVALFHTFDFLQDRIVWDVGHQAYPHKILSGRMDRFPTLRKHGGLSGFPKRDESPYDHFGAGHSSTSISAALGMAVARDLQRQDFTSIAVIGDGSLTAGEAFEGLNQTGYLETRKFMVILNDNDMSINPNVGSLQGYLNQMISGQYYRRWRDRIEGAIKTIPIPGVSRRLAQAAKWSEEAFKRVAIPGLLFEDLGFRYVGPVSGHDIPALTKALAEARTWMEEGPVLFHVQTKKGYGYDPALKDPLKWHGVTAFDAEAGEMKAAGSAIPSYTKVFAESLVDLAQRDEKIVAITAAMLDGTGLNLFQKALPARCFDVGIAEQHAVTFAAGMAAQGLRPLCAIYSTFLQRGFDQVLHDVCLQDLPVTFALDRAGLVGADGPTHHGLYDLAYLRLMPNMIIMAPRDENELRRMLLTALYCGHPAALRYPRGQAVGVPLEDPICPLPLGKGEVLCEGGDLLLAALGSMVAPALEVAARLQAEGISCAVIDARFVKPLDQELFHAWSGKVRGVVTLEEGCPGGFGSALAESLAEAGIVKPLLHCVIPDGIVPHGHQPTLLEEQGLSTAALVERVRAFSERLRG, encoded by the coding sequence TTGAACCAGTACCCGATGCTTCAGTCCCTTGCGGCTCCCCAGCAGATCCGCCAGTTCAGTCCCGCCCAGCTGGAGCGGCTCGCGGCGGAGGTGCGGGGCTTCCTCATCGAGTCGGTGAGCGAGACCGGGGGGCACTTCGCCTCCAACCTCGGTGTGGTGGAGCTCACCGTGGCCCTCTTCCACACCTTCGACTTCCTCCAGGATCGCATTGTGTGGGATGTGGGGCACCAGGCCTACCCGCACAAGATCCTGAGCGGCCGCATGGACCGCTTCCCCACCTTGCGCAAGCATGGTGGACTCTCCGGCTTCCCCAAGCGGGACGAGAGCCCCTATGACCACTTCGGGGCCGGGCACTCCAGCACCAGCATCTCCGCCGCCCTGGGCATGGCCGTCGCCCGGGATCTCCAGAGGCAGGACTTCACCAGCATCGCTGTCATCGGCGACGGTTCACTGACCGCCGGCGAGGCCTTCGAGGGGCTGAACCAGACCGGGTACCTGGAGACCCGGAAGTTCATGGTGATCCTCAACGACAACGACATGAGCATCAACCCCAATGTGGGCTCGCTCCAGGGCTACCTGAACCAGATGATCTCCGGGCAGTACTATCGGCGGTGGCGGGACCGGATCGAGGGTGCCATCAAGACCATCCCCATTCCCGGCGTGAGCCGGCGCCTGGCCCAGGCGGCCAAGTGGAGCGAAGAGGCCTTCAAGCGAGTGGCGATCCCCGGGCTCCTCTTCGAGGACCTGGGTTTCCGCTATGTGGGGCCGGTCAGTGGCCATGACATCCCTGCGCTCACCAAGGCCCTGGCCGAGGCCAGGACCTGGATGGAGGAGGGCCCTGTCCTCTTCCACGTCCAGACCAAGAAAGGCTATGGCTATGACCCTGCCCTGAAGGATCCCCTCAAGTGGCATGGGGTGACCGCCTTCGATGCTGAGGCCGGGGAGATGAAGGCCGCCGGCAGTGCCATTCCCTCCTACACCAAGGTCTTCGCCGAGAGCCTGGTGGATCTTGCCCAACGTGATGAAAAGATCGTCGCCATCACGGCTGCCATGCTGGATGGGACCGGGCTCAACCTCTTCCAGAAGGCCCTGCCGGCTCGCTGCTTCGATGTGGGCATTGCCGAGCAGCACGCCGTAACCTTCGCGGCCGGTATGGCCGCCCAGGGGTTGCGGCCCCTTTGTGCGATCTACTCCACCTTTCTGCAGCGGGGCTTCGATCAGGTCCTGCATGATGTCTGCCTGCAGGACCTGCCCGTGACCTTCGCCCTGGACCGGGCCGGCCTAGTGGGGGCTGACGGTCCCACGCACCATGGCCTCTATGATCTGGCCTACCTGCGTCTCATGCCCAACATGATCATCATGGCCCCCCGGGATGAGAACGAGTTGCGCAGGATGCTCCTGACCGCCCTCTACTGCGGTCATCCCGCCGCGCTCCGCTATCCGCGGGGACAGGCCGTGGGCGTGCCCCTGGAGGATCCCATCTGCCCGCTCCCCCTCGGGAAGGGGGAAGTCCTCTGCGAGGGCGGAGATCTCCTTCTGGCCGCCCTCGGGTCCATGGTGGCACCTGCCCTGGAGGTGGCCGCCCGTCTTCAGGCCGAGGGGATCTCCTGTGCTGTGATCGATGCACGCTTTGTGAAACCCCTGGATCAAGAGCTCTTCCATGCCTGGAGCGGGAAGGTGCGCGGCGTCGTCACCCTTGAGGAGGGGTGCCCCGGAGGTTTCGGCTCGGCGCTTGCGGAGTCCCTCGCCGAGGCTGGCATCGTCAAGCCCTTGCTGCACTGCGTCATTCCGGACGGCATTGTCCCCCATGGGCACCAGCCCACCCTGCTGGAGGAGCAAGGCCTCAGCACGGCTGCGCTGGTGGAGAGGGTTCGGGCCTTCTCGGAGAGGCTCCGCGGCTGA
- a CDS encoding HD domain-containing protein — MSQTPIKTLKEGDVFVGFLLAQEASFKVSAKGTEYLEAKLADASGDIKAFLWDLRAIEGDLDLIQPQAFLKLKGSITSFNGRLQLKLDKLRFAQDGEVGDLAQFFPTSARSAEDMLSELDARISAIGDPWIRRLLQILLQDDLPLREAFAKAPAAKSLHHVRLGGLLEHTLSVATMAERACSHYGELHADLVMAGALLHDLGKTAELTYQRSFGYSDAGNLLGHITLESLWIDRAMAQLDGFPAELRLQLLHIVLSHHGRQEYGSPVVPKTPEALLVHYLDDLDGKLEAVFQGISDQASSAGNWTPYSRSLDRPLYTVRWPKSK; from the coding sequence ATGAGCCAGACACCGATCAAGACCCTCAAGGAGGGCGATGTCTTTGTGGGCTTCCTTCTCGCCCAGGAGGCCTCTTTCAAGGTCAGCGCCAAGGGGACCGAGTATCTGGAGGCCAAGCTCGCCGATGCCTCGGGCGATATCAAGGCCTTCCTCTGGGACCTCAGGGCCATCGAGGGGGATCTCGACCTCATCCAGCCCCAGGCCTTCCTCAAGCTCAAGGGGAGCATCACCTCCTTCAACGGCCGGCTCCAACTCAAGCTCGACAAGCTGCGCTTCGCCCAGGACGGCGAGGTGGGGGACCTGGCCCAGTTCTTCCCGACCAGCGCCCGCTCTGCCGAGGACATGCTGAGTGAGCTGGATGCCCGGATCTCGGCCATCGGAGACCCCTGGATCCGCAGGCTGCTTCAGATCCTGCTGCAGGACGACCTGCCCCTGCGGGAGGCCTTTGCCAAGGCCCCCGCTGCCAAGAGCCTCCATCACGTGCGCCTGGGGGGGCTCCTGGAGCACACCCTCTCGGTGGCCACCATGGCCGAGAGGGCCTGTAGCCACTATGGAGAGCTCCATGCTGACCTGGTCATGGCCGGAGCCCTCCTCCACGACCTGGGCAAGACGGCAGAGCTGACCTACCAGAGGAGCTTCGGCTATTCGGATGCCGGCAACCTGCTCGGTCACATCACCCTGGAATCCCTCTGGATCGACAGGGCCATGGCGCAGCTGGACGGTTTCCCCGCAGAGCTCAGGCTTCAGCTCCTCCACATCGTCCTGAGCCACCATGGCCGTCAGGAATACGGATCCCCTGTGGTCCCCAAGACTCCCGAAGCACTCCTGGTGCACTACCTGGATGACCTCGATGGCAAGCTGGAGGCGGTCTTCCAGGGGATCAGCGACCAGGCATCCTCCGCCGGGAACTGGACCCCCTACTCCCGATCCCTTGACAGGCCTCTATATACGGTCAGGTGGCCCAAGAGCAAATAG
- a CDS encoding S4 domain-containing protein, which translates to MTLRLDLFLKKTHLLKRRELARELCEEGMVRINGTPRKASAEVKAGDELAFPIYNRALRVRILAVPEGNVAKSEQWSFVEILEDRRLPLDESALEDPTLPRPKPPREH; encoded by the coding sequence ATGACCTTGAGACTGGACCTGTTCCTCAAGAAGACCCATCTCCTCAAGCGCCGGGAGCTGGCGCGGGAGCTCTGCGAAGAGGGCATGGTGAGGATCAACGGTACGCCCCGCAAGGCGAGTGCCGAGGTGAAGGCCGGCGATGAACTGGCCTTCCCGATCTACAACCGTGCCCTCAGGGTCCGCATCCTGGCCGTCCCAGAGGGCAATGTGGCCAAATCCGAGCAGTGGTCCTTCGTGGAGATCCTGGAGGACAGACGCCTCCCGCTGGATGAAAGCGCCCTCGAAGACCCCACCCTGCCCCGCCCCAAGCCTCCCCGGGAGCACTGA
- a CDS encoding peptidyl-prolyl cis-trans isomerase has protein sequence MRRFVPFLLPALVLSAGEVQEEILVVVNNHLITRKTFQQAVEQEHAALYRQYSGKELDAKLQDAREKTLQGLIDSYILGDKATELGIVIPDDYLRNYVDEIKKQNNFSSDADFERALRASAGVSLPEFLKRQKQEIIRQEVLRREIYAKIAIEDQELRAYYEDHKDEYRQPSRFRIRELVLPKGTTDEEKAATAASLQAIHKALAEGASFEELARTYSTSPSKSTGGDLGWMGKGLLLSSIEQAALRLKPGQISAAVETDKDVYLVQLVASEEDLPKPFEEVKAQILSKLQEPKAQNAIENYLNSLRIRANVRYMVPRDKLLKG, from the coding sequence ATGAGGAGGTTCGTCCCTTTCCTGCTCCCTGCCCTGGTCCTCTCCGCCGGAGAGGTCCAGGAGGAGATCCTGGTGGTCGTGAACAACCACCTCATCACCCGCAAGACCTTCCAGCAGGCTGTGGAGCAGGAACACGCGGCCCTCTACCGTCAGTACTCCGGGAAGGAGCTGGACGCGAAGCTCCAGGATGCCCGGGAGAAGACCCTGCAGGGCCTGATCGACAGCTATATCCTCGGGGACAAGGCCACAGAGCTGGGCATTGTCATCCCCGACGATTACCTGCGGAACTACGTCGATGAGATCAAGAAGCAGAACAACTTCTCTTCCGACGCGGACTTCGAGCGGGCCCTCCGGGCCAGCGCGGGCGTCAGCCTGCCTGAGTTCCTGAAACGGCAGAAGCAGGAGATCATCCGCCAGGAGGTCCTCCGCCGGGAGATCTACGCCAAGATCGCCATCGAGGACCAGGAGCTCCGGGCATACTACGAAGACCACAAGGACGAGTACCGGCAGCCCAGCCGCTTCCGCATCCGGGAGCTGGTTCTCCCCAAGGGGACCACCGACGAGGAGAAGGCCGCCACCGCAGCCAGCCTCCAGGCCATCCACAAGGCCCTGGCGGAGGGGGCCTCCTTCGAGGAGCTGGCCAGGACCTACTCCACCAGCCCCAGCAAGTCCACGGGCGGAGACCTGGGATGGATGGGCAAGGGGCTCCTGCTGAGCAGCATCGAGCAGGCGGCCCTGCGCCTCAAGCCCGGCCAGATCTCCGCAGCGGTCGAGACGGACAAGGATGTCTACCTCGTCCAGCTGGTCGCCTCCGAGGAGGACCTTCCAAAACCCTTCGAGGAGGTCAAGGCCCAGATCCTGTCCAAGCTCCAGGAGCCCAAAGCCCAGAACGCCATCGAGAACTATCTCAACAGCCTGCGCATCCGTGCCAATGTCCGGTACATGGTGCCTAGGGACAAGCTCCTGAAGGGATGA
- a CDS encoding peptidylprolyl isomerase, protein MLKHALLPFVALALTAQTPATEAHHAKPHAAVKPAATPAPETDKVLAWIGKTPLKQSDFDLFIELAVPPQQRSMLAMVPSMKQQYLRQFLDLNLLAAKARHEKLDKTKAYRDKLAMRERETLAVELIQTKSAAFQSEINVSDEAVKAYYESHKADYSKPETYTVRHILIGSKNPQDKESKGLDEAEAKAKALKVLAELKTGKKIGDLAKEYSDDPGSKDKGGLYENVPYGKFVPEFEAAVKTLQPGQLSEPVKTHYGYHIIELESRNPGELTPLDKVKDKVKQDCTYAQQEAVYNKFIDETKKELGYKEEVPVPPAASRNRRRPAVRGAK, encoded by the coding sequence ATGCTGAAGCACGCCCTCCTCCCCTTCGTGGCCCTGGCCCTCACCGCCCAGACCCCGGCCACGGAAGCACACCACGCCAAGCCCCACGCTGCAGTCAAGCCTGCCGCCACGCCCGCTCCAGAAACCGACAAGGTCCTGGCCTGGATCGGCAAGACACCCCTCAAGCAGTCCGACTTCGACCTCTTCATCGAGCTGGCCGTCCCCCCCCAGCAGCGGAGCATGCTGGCCATGGTCCCCAGCATGAAGCAGCAGTATCTGCGCCAGTTCCTCGACCTCAACCTGCTGGCCGCCAAGGCCCGCCACGAGAAGCTGGACAAGACCAAGGCCTACCGCGACAAGCTGGCCATGCGGGAGCGGGAGACCCTGGCCGTCGAGCTCATCCAGACCAAGAGCGCGGCCTTCCAGTCCGAGATCAATGTCTCCGATGAGGCGGTCAAGGCCTATTACGAGAGCCACAAGGCCGATTACTCCAAACCCGAGACTTACACCGTCCGCCACATCCTGATCGGATCCAAGAATCCCCAGGACAAGGAGAGCAAGGGCCTGGACGAAGCGGAGGCCAAGGCCAAGGCCCTCAAGGTGCTGGCTGAGCTCAAGACCGGCAAGAAGATCGGCGACTTGGCCAAGGAATACTCCGACGACCCGGGCAGCAAGGACAAGGGTGGCCTCTACGAGAACGTCCCCTACGGCAAGTTCGTCCCCGAGTTCGAGGCCGCGGTCAAGACGCTGCAGCCAGGGCAGTTGAGCGAGCCCGTCAAGACCCATTACGGCTACCACATCATTGAGCTGGAGAGCCGCAACCCCGGTGAGCTGACCCCCCTCGACAAGGTCAAGGACAAGGTCAAGCAGGACTGCACCTATGCGCAGCAGGAAGCGGTCTACAACAAGTTCATCGATGAAACCAAGAAAGAGCTGGGCTACAAGGAGGAGGTCCCTGTACCACCGGCCGCCAGCCGGAACCGTCGGCGTCCGGCGGTGCGAGGGGCCAAATGA